Proteins encoded by one window of Lathyrus oleraceus cultivar Zhongwan6 chromosome 1, CAAS_Psat_ZW6_1.0, whole genome shotgun sequence:
- the LOC127083946 gene encoding uncharacterized protein LOC127083946 produces the protein MDPSNADILELKEKMGELISVMQEFALGQKVIAEKVGRIEDWLKMGNMQGNASSSGPKKSFGNDQRKDEGGSSAVYAQRGHGRGRYYQHTAAVTIPADKQSVRQQRQPPQQRAGYQMRGKGVDRHFDKPPVTYAVLFKKLMDLGLVQPRAMVPMRSDQRPPDYDENAKCEFHSGTQGHNIEGCRAFKNVVQDLVDSKAINFAPSPNVNANPMPVHGQATVSAIAEDADYTCAVGGETNSDCELDGWVKPCAPGQQILNWRV, from the coding sequence atggatccgtccaacgctgacattctcgagctgaaagagaagatgggagaactgatcagtgtcatgcaagagttcgccttgggacagaaagtaattgccgaaaaggtggggaggattgaagactggctgaagatggggaacatgcaaggaaacgcttcgtcatctggaccgaagaaatcctttggtaacGACCAGCGCAAGGATGAGGGTGGATCGAGTGCTGTatacgcccagagaggacacggtaggggtcgttactaccagcacactgctgcagtaaccatccctgctgATAAACAGTCAGTCCGgcagcaacgtcagccacctcaacagagagccgggtaccagatgagaggaaaaggggttgatcgccattttgacaagccgcccgtgacatatgctgttctgttcaaaaagctgatggatcttgggttggttcagccaagggcgatggttccgatgagatcagatcagaggcctcctgattacgatgagaatgccaagtgtgaatttcattctggtacgcaggggcataacattgagggctgtagagcattcaagaatgtcGTCCAGGACCTGGTAGACTCCaaagctatcaattttgcgccatcaccgaatgttaatgctaatcccatgccggtACATGGTCAAGCGAcggtgagtgcaattgctgaagatgCAGATTACACCTGTGCAGTGGGTGGAGAGACCAACAGTGACTGCGAGCTGGATGGTTGGGTAAAACCGTGTGCACCAGGGCAGCAAATCCTGAACTGGAGGGTTTGA